A stretch of the Bactrocera dorsalis isolate Fly_Bdor unplaced genomic scaffold, ASM2337382v1 BdCtg042, whole genome shotgun sequence genome encodes the following:
- the LOC105230609 gene encoding uncharacterized protein LOC105230609: protein MVANQTNVKSKTDNVVYQTLSTPTDVQSIVASITPTPTPTTTPLNKSMKHDFFHEVKFCDLSASDLHEDDGDYAANERLLKHCLITVNDDNVGLTTTTTTTFLVMEESDVKKRKRLISNESGDSIDSSSTDKKKPEIPDGGYGWVVVLASLVVSLIADGLSFSFGLINSELLHYFGESPSKTAWISSLFFSVPLLMGPIWSNLVDNYGCRKMTIFGGLLSAIGFGLSSLCNSVEMLMLTFGIISGLGLGIGYVTAVVSIAFWFDKKRTFATGIGASGTGIGTFLYAPLTQWLIDSYGWRGATLILAGTMLNTCVCGALMRDPDWLIEENRLESRSQSMTTFSNSSVCLEEIKKLLDTGITKEAVLDTLVTKNNTEANQQINDPHEFVMKRYRSEIFLPTFLGSQDLECVYEIKSLSRRSLRNKEGMEAPSRENLLSMSSAGPNPTAAIIGSPDDTMMGGIAETAAEDARKSFLASIETLSPSEKIGRATPSGTSFSSQQAIDGVNSKAQPREFQRSSPIDGNMANSRYSLNENFFSSKNATTSFVDLKPNGLRHNSVDILSDETYYMSIKKSNTELVNGNLRKLHKDAAIIGMPENDAGTKPTKRARTDSISGMRRLSKSKKPSVRPSLRYNTSLRNSNFLKNMRIHRNSIHYRGAMLNTHRYRLRASSCPNIYRNSMTTIAKEEEDTWYESMIDTMKTVFDFSLFADMKFTLFNLSTLFLFIWFIIPYLYLPEHMKLHGYETTDSAQMISAIGIAQTIGMIGLGYVGDRSWMNVNVCYSACMVVCGISVLLMPVLVSSYIGLLLVCIIFGFTFASSFSFTPSILVSIVDLDDFTCAYGLVLLVQGVGMIAGPPIAGAIYEMTLRWDNAFYFAGVFVALSGVASYLIEFCEKREKGSDSDVSETKRTNLIH from the exons ATGGTTGCCAATCAAACGAATGTTAAAAGTAAAACGGATAATGTAGTCTATCAGACCCTATCCACTCCGACAGACGTACAATCAATTGTGGCATCAATAACTCCTACGCCCACACCCACAACAACACCACTAAACAAATCCATGAAACATGATTTCTTTCACGAGGTAAAGTTCTGTGACCTATCAGCAAGCGATTTACATGAGGATGACGGTGATTACGCTGCCAATGAACGTCTGCTAAAACATTGCCTCATCACAGTGAATGACGATAATGTTGGTCTAAccacgacaacaacaaccacatttTTGGTGATGGAGGAGAGTGATGTTAAAAAACGTAAACGTCTTATATCAAACGAATCGGGCGATTCGATTGATTCGAGTTCAACAGATAAAAAGAAGCCAGAGATACCAGATGGCGGTTACGGTTGGGTCGTAGTTTTAGCCTCACTCGTTGTTTCGCTAATTGCTGATGGCTTGTCTTTTTCATTTGGACTTATCAATTCTGAACTGTTGCATTACTTTGGAGAGTCACCCTCGAAAACGGCTTGGATTAGTTCGTTATTCTTTTCGGTACCACTATTAATGGGTCCGATCTGGTCAAATCTGGTTGATAATTATGGCTGTCGTAAAATGACCATATTTGGAGGTTTGCTATCTGCAATCGGATTTGGACTCTCCTCACTTTGTAACTCTGTGGAAATGTTGATGTTGACCTTTGGTATTATTTCTGGTTTGGGACTGGGAATAGGATATGTAACAGCAGTTGTATCAATCGCTTTTTGGTTCGATAAAAAACGAACTTTCGCTACTGGTATTGGTGCTTCTGGAACTGGAATCGGCACTTTCTTGTATGCACCTCTGACCCAATGGCTAATTGATAGTTATGGATGGCGCGGAGCCACACTCATTCTCGCGGGCACTATGCTGAATACTTGCGTTTGCGGCGCATTGATGCGTGATCCGGATTGGTTAATAGAAGAAAATCGTCTCGAAAGCCGTTCACAAAGTATGACCACATTTTCGAATTCAAGCGTTTGTCtcgaagaaattaaaaaactcTTAGATACTGGGATAACAAAGGAGGCCGTGCTTGACACGTTGGTAACAAAAAATAACACCGAGGCTAATCAACAAATTAATGATCCACACGAGTTCGTTATGAAACGCTATCGAAGCGAAATCTTCTTACCGACGTTTTTAGGTTCTCAAGATTTGGAATGCGTTTACGAAATCAAGAGCCTCAGTAGGCGTTCACTGAGAAATAAAGAAGGAATGGAAGCACCCTCACGAGAAAATCTATTATCTATGTCTTCAGCTGGGCCCAATCCAACAGCAGCCATTATTGGATCACCCGATGACACAATGATGGGCGGTATTGCTGAAACCGCCGCTGAAGATGCGAGAAAGAGTTTCTTGGCTTCGATAGAAACACTCTCGCCCTCTGAAAAAATTGGTCGTGCTACACCATCGGGTACATCGTTTTCTTCGCAACAAGCTATAGATGGTGTAAACTCTAAAGCACAACCACGCGAGTTCCAACGTAGCTCCCCCATTGATGGCAATATGGCCAACTCACGTTACTccttgaatgaaaattttttcagttcAAAAAATGCAACTACATCTTTTGTGGACCTTAAACCTAACGGCTTGAGGCACAATTCTGTCGATATATTGAGCGATGAGACTTATTATATGTCAATTAAAAAGAGTAATACAGAACTTGTAAATGGTAATTTAAGAAAACTACACAAAGATGCGGCAATAATTGGAATGCCGGAAAATGATGCCGGCACTAAACCAACGAAACGTGCACGCACCGATAGCATTAGCGGCATGCGTCGGCTTTCCAAGTCAAAGAAACCGTCGGTTCGCCCAAGCCTGCGATATAATACATCCTTACGAAATTCCAACTTCCTCAAGAACATGCGTATACACCGCAACTCCATACATTATCGTGGCGCCATGTTAAATACACATCGCTACCGACTGCGCGCATCGTCGTGCCCGAACATATACCGGAACTCAATGACAACAATCgcgaaagaagaagaagac acCTGGTACGAGAGTATGATCGACACAATGAAGACAGTATTTGATTTTTCATTGTTCGCGGACATGAAATTTACTCTATTCAATTTATCCACATTGTTTCTATTCATTTG GTTCATTATCCCCTACCTTTATCTACCGGAGCATATGAAGCTTCATGGCTATGAAACGACGGACAGCGCGCAAATGATTTCGGCCATTGGAATCGCTCAAACCATCGGCATGATCGGTCTGGGTTATGTAGGCGATCGCTCCTGGATGAATGTGAATGTCTGCTATTCGGCGTGTATGGTGG TTTGTGGCATATCGGTGCTTCTAATGCCGGTTCTTGTAAGCAGTTATATTGGACTGCTGTTGGTGTGCATCATCTTTGGGTTCACTTTCGCTAGCTCATTTTCATTTACACCTAGCATTTTGGTCAGTATTGTGGATTTAGATGATTTTACGTGTGCCTATGGACTGGTGCTCTTGGTACAGGGTGTTGGTATGATTGCGGGGCCCCCAATTGCAGGCGCTATTTATGAAATGACGCTAAG ATGGGATAACGCATTCTACTTTGCCGGTGTATTTGTTGCCTTATCTGGTGTGGCCTCCTATTTGATAGAATTTTGTGAGAAGCGAGAAAAAGGCAGCGACAGCGATGTCTCCGAGACTAAGAGAACTAATTTAATACATTAA